In Beutenbergia cavernae DSM 12333, the DNA window GGACCGCCGGTCCTCGCGCTCACCACGCCAGGAGCTGCCGCGATCCGCCGACCGGGCGGAGCCGCGACCGCGATCATCGCCGGCACGACGGTGATCGCCGGACCCACGCTCGCCGCCTGCGGCGCCACCGCCACGGCCATACCGCTCGGTACCGGGGGGCGCCGAGCCGCGACGGTCGGGGCGCCCGTCCCGCGCACCGTCACGCGGTCCGCGCTCTCCCGGCCCGCGTGTGCTGAAGCGATCACCTCGAGCACCCCCGCCCTCGGTCGCCCGCTCCGCGCGGCCATATCCTCGAGCGCCGCGGCCATCGGGCGCCCGCTCCGCGCGGCCGTACCCTCGATCGCCGCTACGCCCCGCGCCGCCGGAGCCTCGCCCGTCGCGCTCGTCGGGACCGCCCCGACGATCGCTCCGACCCCTGGCGTCCCACTCGCGCGCGGAGCCGGCGTCTCTGTCCGGACGACGAGCCCGGTCCCCACGATCTCCGCGTGCGTCACCGGAGGATCGGTTCGGGCCGCGCCCTCCGTACGAAGGACCTCCGCCACGACCGGCGGGACGCTCACCGTAGGACGACCCCCCAGCAGCCCGACCCCCGGAACGCTCACCGTAGGACGACCCCCCAGCAGCCCGACCCCCGGAACGCTCACCGTAGGACGACCCCCCAGCAGCCCGACCCCCGGAACGCTCACCGTAGGAACCAGCCCCTCCACGACTCCCCGCTCCACCGGTCGACCCGCTGCGGGAGCTGCCACTACGGTGCCCACCGCGCGTGGTGTCATCGGCGGAACGGCCGCCACGCCCCTCATCGGAGCGGCGCCCACCCGACCCGCCGCGCGAGTCCGCGGCCCCGCCACGCGGGGTACCCCAGCCACGATCGCGGTCGTCACGACGGCCCGAGCCCGAACGGGCCGGACCTTCACCGGCTCCCCGGGTCGAACGTCCACGGTCCGGCTGGGAGCTCCGCGGCGCGCCCTTGCGCTCTGTCGAACCTCCCGACGCCCGACCGCGCCCGCCGCCGGAGGAACCCGCACCGGCGCCGCCGTCGCTCTTCCGCCCGCGGGACCGGTCGTCACGCCCGTCCCGACCTCCGCGTGAGTCGCCGGTGCGCTCGTCGCGCCCGCCCTTGTCTCGCCGTTCCGAGACCATGGTCATCTCCTGTCTGCACCCGGACATCGAGTGACGTCGGACCGTGCGGGCTCTGTTGACTTTATGCGGACGCCGCAGCGTCCGCATCCACGCCACGATAGCGTGGTGAATGACGAAAGGGCCACCCTGGTGGGTGGCCCTTTCGTGAATGGGTGTTCGGCGGTGTCCTACTCTCCCACACGGTCTCCCGTGCAGTACCATCGGCGCTGAGGGGCTTAGCTTCCGGGTTCGGAATGGTACCGGGCGTTTCCCGCCTCGCTATGGCCGCCGTAACTCTATGGAACTGTCACCCTTGCTCGCGAACCCCTGTGTTGTCCACCGTTGTGGTGGGGTTTGGGGGTTGCGGGGGTGGTGGTTCGGGAACCGCACAGTGGACGCGCACATCAGTGATGTTGTGTTGTGGTAAGTGGTCGGCTTATTAGTACCGGTCAGCTTCGCAGGTCGTTAGTCCCTGCTTCCACATCCGGCCTATCACCCAGTGGTCTGCTGGGAGCCTCTCCACCCTCGAGGGGTGATGGAAACCTCATCTTGAAGCAGGCTTCCCGCTTAGATGCTTTCAGCGGTTATCCCTTCCCAACGTGGCCAACCAGCCGTGCTCCTGGCGGAACAACTGGCACACCAGAGGTTAGTCCGTCCCGGTCCTCTCGTACTAAGGACAGCCCTTCTCAAGTTTCCTACGCGCGCAGCGGATAGGGACCGAACTGTCTCACGACGTTCTAAACCCAGCTCGCGTGCCGCTTTAATGGGCGAACAGCCCAACCCTTGGGACCGACTCCAGCCCCAGGATGCGACGAGCCGACATCGAGGTGCCAAACCATGCCGTCGATATGGACTCTTGGGCAAGATCAGCCTGTTATCCCCGGGGTACCTTTTATCCGATGAGCGACGGCGCTTCCACAAGCCACCGCCGGGTCACTAGTCCCGACTTTCGTCCCTGTTCGACCCGTCGGTCTCACAGTCAAGCTCCCTTGTGCACTTACACTCGACACCTGATTGCCAACCAGGCTGAGGGAACCTTTGGGCGCCTCCGTTACTCTTTAGGAGGCAACCGCCCCAGTTAAACTACCCACCAGGCACTGTCCCTGATCCGGATCACGGACCGAGGTTAGATATCCAGAACGACCAGAGTGGTATTTCAACGTTGACTCCACCCCCACTGGCGTGAGGGCTTCATAGTCTCCCACCTATCCTACACAAGCCGTCCCGAACACCAATACCAAGCTATAGTAAAGGTCCCGGGGTCTTTCCGTCCTGCTGCGCGTAACGAGCATCTTTACTCGTAGTGCAATTTCGCCGAGTTCGCGGTTGAGACAGCGGAGAAGTCGTTACGCCATTCGTGCAGGTCGGAACTTACCCGACAAGGAATTTCGCTACCTTAGGATGGTTATAGTTACCACCGCCGTTTACTGGGGCTTAAATTCTGAGCTTCGCCCCCGAAGGGGCTGACCCGTCCTCTTAACCTTCCAGCACCGGGCAGGCGTCAGTCCGTATACATCGTCTTGCGACTTCGCACGGACCTGTGTTTTTAGTAAACAGTCGCTTCTCCCTGGTCTCTGCGGCCCTTCCACGCTCCCCCAGCAAGTGGGTTCACGCTCCGGGCCCCCCTTCTCCCGAAGTTACGGGGGCATTTTGCCGAGTTCCTTAACCACGATTCTCTCGATCGCCTTGGTATTCTCTACCTGACCACCTGAGTCGGTTTAGGGTACGGGCGGCTAGTCCCTCGCGTCGAGGCTTTTCTTGGCACCATAGGATCACCATATTCCCGCTGTTGCGGTCACCGTCAGCTCTCGGACTTGATGCCTCCCGGATTTGCCTAGGAGGCGTCCTACAGCCTTGGAAGGAGTCAACCATCGCTCCAACTGGCTACCTTCATGCGTCACCCCTGTTAATACGCTTACCTACTACCGGTTCGGGTCCCACGCGCCCCGTCCCGGTGGACCCCGAAGGGTCCGGTGGAACGGTTTGGGTGGTTAGCATCACCGGGCTCGGTATGGGCGGTCCTTCGCCGGTACGGGAATATCAACCCGTTGTCCATCGACTACGCCTGTCGGCCTCGCCTTAGGTCCCGACTTACCCAGGGCGGATTAACCTGGCCCTGGAACCCTTGGTCATTCGGCGGACGGGTTTCTCACCCGTCTTTCGCTACTCATGCCTGCATTCTCACTCGTGTGGCGTCCACCGCTGGATCACTCCGCGGCTTCGCTCGCCACACGACGCTCCCCTACCCATCCGTACGCCTGGACCCACCACAAGGGCGGGCCGAGCACGAGTACGGATGCCACAGCTTCGGCGGTGTACTTGAGCCCCGCTACATTGTCGGCGCGGAATCACTTGACCAGTGAGCTATTACGCACTCTTTCAAGGGTGGCTGCTTCTAAGCCAACCTCCTGGTTGTCTGGGCAACTCCACATCCTTTCCCACTTAGCACACGCTTAGGGGCCTTAGCTGGTGGTCTGGGCTGTTTCCCTCTCGACTACGAAGCTTATCCCCCGCAGTCTCACTGCTGCGCTTGGCTTACCGGCATTCGGAGTTTGGCTGACGTCAGTAACCTGGTAGGGCCCATTAGCCATCCAGTAGCTCTACCTCCGGCAAGGAACACGCAACGCTGCACCTATATGCATTTCGGGGAGAACCAGCTATCACGAAGTTTGATTGGCCTTTCACCCCTACCCACAGGTCATCCCCCAGGTTTTCAACCCTGGTGGGTTCGGTCCTCCACACGGTCTTACCCGCGCTTCAACCTGCCCATGGGTAGATCACTTCGCTTCGGGTCTAGAGCACGCGACTCAATCGCCCTATTCGGACTCGCTTTCGCTACGGCTTCCCCACACGGGTTAACCTCGCCACGCACCACTAACTCGCAGGCTCATTCTTCAAAAGGCACGCCGTCACCCCAACCAAGGAGGCTCCGACGGATTGTAAGCAAACGGTTTCAGGTACTATTTCACTCCCCTCCCGGGGTACTTTTCACCTTTCCCTCACGGTACTTGTCCGCTATCGGTCATCAGGGAGTATTTAGGCTTAGCAAGTGGTCTTGCCAGATTCACACGGGATTTCACGGGCCCCGTGCTACTCGGGATCCTCACCAGGAGGCGATGCCATTTCGTCTACGGGGGTCGCACCCACTACGCCCGGCCATTCAAGACCGTTCGACTATGACAACGCTTTCTTACTCCTCGCTCCGCCGGCAGACGAAACAGGTGAGTCCCACAACCCCGATGATGCAACGGCCGCCGCCTATCACACACCACCGGTTTAGCCTCGTCCGCTTTCGCTCGCCACTACTCACGGAATATCTCTTCCTGTGGGTACTGAGATGTTTCACTTCCCCACGTTCCCCCCACACGCCCTATATATTCAGGCGCGGGTAACCGGACATGACTCCGGCCAGGTTTCCCCATTCGGACACCCTCGGATCACAGCTCGTTTGCCAACTCCCCGAGGCTTATCGCAGGCTACCACGTCCTTCTTCGGCTCCTGATGCCAAGGCATCCACCGTTTGCTCTTAAACACTTGACCACAAAAGATCAAAGATGCTCGCGTCCACTGTGCAGTTCTCAAACAACCACCCCAACCACACCACCCCCACCACCAACCGCGGCAGGAGCAACCATGTAGGGCACAACCAGAGCAAACACACACCCCACCCAGCAAGCCCACCCGCACACGAACACCCCACCAACCCGGGCATCCCCACACGCGCGCACCCACCAGACCGGCGCCTGTTCCCTCAGGACCCAACAGCGTGCCTGAACCGATGTTCCACCCATGAGCAGCCACCCCCACCACACTCGGATGAGGCATGACCCTGAACACCCCCACAACCCCACCGGCCACGAACGACCGCACGAGCTCCAACGCGAGGATGCCAGACGCTCCTTAGAAAGGAGGTGATCCAGCCGCACCTTCCGGTACGGCTACCTTGTTACGACTTAGTCCTAATCGCCGATCCCACCTTCGACCACTCCCCCCACAAGGGTTGGGCCATGGGCTTCGGGTGTTACCGACTTTCATGACTTGACGGGCGGTGTGTACAAGGCCCGAGAACGTATTCACCGCAGCGTTGCTGATCTGCGATTACTAGCGACTCCGACTTCATGGGGTCGAGTTGCAGACCCCAATCCGAACTGAGACCGGCTTTCTGGGATTCGCTCCACCTCACGGTATCGCAGCCCTTTGTACCGGCCATTGTAGCATGCGTGAAGCCCAAGACATAAGGGGCATGATGATTTGACGTCATCCCCACCTTCCTCCGAGTTGACCCCGGCAGTCTCCTATGAGTCCCCACCATCACGTGCTGGCAACATAGGACGAGGGTTGCGCTCGTTGCGGGACTTAACCCAACATCTCACGACACGAGCTGACGACAACCATGCACCACCTGTGCACGAGTGTCCAAAGAGACCACCATCTCTGGTGGCTTCCCGTACATGTCAAGCCTTGGTAAGGTTCTTCGCGTTGCATCGAATTAATCCGCATGCTCCGCCGCTTGTGCGGGCCCCCGTCAATTCCTTTGAGTTTTAGCCTTGCGGCCGTACTCCCCAGGCGGGGCACTTAATGCGTTTGCTACGGCACGGAACTCGTGGAATGAGCCCCACACCTAGTGCCCAACGTTTACGGCATGGACTACCAGGGTATCTAATCCTGTTCGCTCCCCATGCTTTCGCTCCTCAGCGTCAGTTACGGCCCAGAGACCCGCCTTCGCCACCGGTGTTCCTCCTGATATCTGCGCATTCCACCGCTACACCAGGAATTCCAGTCTCCCCTACCGCACTCTAGTCTGCCCGTACCCACTGCAGGCGCGAGGTTGAGCCTCGCGTTTTCACAGCAGACGCGACAAACCGCCTACGAGCTCTTTACGCCCAATAATTCCGGACAACGCTTGCGCCCTACGTATTACCGCGGCTGCTGGCACGTAGTTAGCCGGCGCTTCTTCTGCAGGTACCGTCACCCGAAGGCTTCTTCCCTACTGAAAGAGGTTTACAACCCGAAGGCCGTCATCCCTCACGCGGCGTCGCTGCATCAGGCTTGCGCCCATTGTGCAATATTCCCCACTGCTGCCTCCCGTAGGAGTCTGGGCCGTGTCTCAGTCCCAGTGTGGCCGGTCACCCTCTCAGGCCGGCTACCCGTCACCGCCTTGGTAGGCCATCACCCCACCAACAAGCTGATAGGCCGCGAGCCCATCCCAAACCAGACAAGCCTTTCCACACCCCACCATGCAGCAGGATGTCATATCCAGTATTAGCCCCGGTTTCCCGGAGTTATCCCAGAGTCTGGGGCAGGTTACTCACGTGTTACTCACCCGTTCGCCACTCATCCACCCCAGGCAAGCCCGGGGCATCAGCGTTCGACTTGCATGTGTAAAGCACGCCGCCAGCGTTCGTCCTGAGCCAGGATCAAACTCTCCGTCAAAACCCCACCACCCCAAAAAGGCGGTAAGAACAATAACGAAACAGTAAACCCCAGCAACACACCCCCACAACCGAGGGCATGCAACCAAAGGAACCCCACCGCGAAACCAACAACCACCAACAAAGTCAGCAGCCACCAGCCCCACGGACGAGGACAAAACTATGGCATCGATTCAAACACACTGTTGAGTTCTCAAGAAACAGACACACACCAACAACCACACCCACCAACCAGCAGGCCCAGCCATCAGGGCAACCTCTCCAAACTACCCCCCACACCACACTCCGCGCCACTTCGTGGCCGCCGTGCTGGAGGGGATCCGGACGTGCAGATCGTGCTCTTGCGAGCCGATCGTGATCCGGGAGCTGCTCCTCGGGACCGTCCACCTCGTGGTGTCCGTTCCTCCCGTTCGGGGCAACGGGGAGAGACATTACGGTCCGCCGGCCGCCGGCGCAACTCGCCTGCATCTCGGGCGTGTCGCACGGAGAACCCAGGTGGCATCGAGGCTGTGACCTGCGGGTTCGCGTCGTGACTCCGGCCCTGTGGTCGACGGCTGAGGCCGCCCGTTGGGCCGCGTGAGGTGGCTCACTCGGAGCCGACAGCGTCCGATGCGGGCAGTCGGGGCTGGGCGCCACGCGGCCAGCGGTCCACTCCCCGGGCACCGACCGTCGTCGGACCGGCCCCCACCCGAACCGGGAGCGGGCCGGGACGGATGCCGCGGAGATGGTCGTGAGCACGCGCTCCGTCACCTCCGCGGCGTCCGTCCCGGTCGGCTCAGGTCGCCCGCGCGTCCAGGACGCCGAGCGTCCGCCGCCCGCGCCTGACGAGAACGAAGCGGTCAGCGAGCAGATCCTCGACGGCCAGGACCCTGTCGGCGTCGTCCACCTTCACGTTGTTGACGTAGGCACCGCCCTCGTCCACAGCGCGGCGTGCGGCATTCCGCCCGCTCACGAGCCCGGTCTCGGCGAGCGCGTCGACGATCGTCGTCTCGCCCGGCCGCAGCGGCGCACTCGGCAGCTCGGCGACGGCATCCGCCAGCGTCCGCTCGTCGAGCGCGTCGAGGTCGTCGCGCCCGAAGAGGGCGCGCGACGCACGCTCCACCCGCTCACGCGCCTGCGCCCCGTGCACGAGGTCGGTCACGGAGGCCGCCAACGCCCGTTGTGCCTCACGCGCCCCGGGACGTTCCCGCACCGCCACGTCGAGCGCCTCGATCTCTTCGCGGGACAGGAACGTGAACACCCGCAGGTACCCACCGACGTCGGCGTCCGCGGCGTTGAACCAGAACTGGTAGAACGCGTACGGGCTCGTGAGCTCCGGGTCGAGCCAGATCGAGCCGCCCTCAGTCTTGCCGAACTTGGTCCCGTCGGGCTTCGTGATGAGCGGCGTGGTGAGCGCGTGGGCTCCTGCGCCCTCGACCTTGCGGATCAGCTCGACGCCCGAGAGCAGGTTGCCCCACTGGTCGTTGCCGCCGAGCTGCAGGCGGACGTCGTCCCGACGGAAGAGCTCGAGGTAGTCCATCCCCTGGAGGATCTGGTAGCTGAACTCGGTGAAGCTGAGGCCGT includes these proteins:
- the tyrS gene encoding tyrosine--tRNA ligase, which codes for MTTILEELDWRGLIAQSTDREALGELLDAGPVTFYGGFDPSAPSLHVGNLVLILTMRRFQLAGHRPVGLVGGATGLIGDPRMSGERTLNAPDVVAGWVGKIRAQIEPYLDFDGPTAARMVNNLDWTAPLSAIDFLRDVGKHFRLGTMLAKETVARRLASEDGLSFTEFSYQILQGMDYLELFRRDDVRLQLGGNDQWGNLLSGVELIRKVEGAGAHALTTPLITKPDGTKFGKTEGGSIWLDPELTSPYAFYQFWFNAADADVGGYLRVFTFLSREEIEALDVAVRERPGAREAQRALAASVTDLVHGAQARERVERASRALFGRDDLDALDERTLADAVAELPSAPLRPGETTIVDALAETGLVSGRNAARRAVDEGGAYVNNVKVDDADRVLAVEDLLADRFVLVRRGRRTLGVLDARAT